The DNA region GTCAATCACTATTGCGGTAAGTTGTTTCCTGCCACCGCCTAACGGTGTCTTGATATGGGGCTCGATCAATTGCCATTTCGTAGGAAACACATGCACGCTGACCCCACCGGGCTTTAAAATGCGTATGATCTCTCGAAAGGCCGCAGGCTGATCCAAGACGTGTTCAAATACGTTATCGGAAAACACGAAATCATACGTTGCATCGTCCACAGGGATATAACCATCTGGTCGAATGTGGAATCGCGCACGATCGGCTTCATTCCGTAAAGCAAGAATGTCTCTGACGTCGTACCCTTCGGTCTGTGAGTAGCCAGCGTCGATCAGTTCGTACACCCGGCGCCCCGCCCCACATCC from Deltaproteobacteria bacterium includes:
- a CDS encoding class I SAM-dependent methyltransferase, with amino-acid sequence MPVWDIRQIALCEAKGIPVPKNARILDFGCGAGRRVYELIDAGYSQTEGYDVRDILALRNEADRARFHIRPDGYIPVDDATYDFVFSDNVFEHVLDQPAAFREIIRILKPGGVSVHVFPTKWQLIEPHIKTPLGGGRKQLTAIVIDRSGEPLHKSRDERRDHCVLASV